In the Candidatus Poribacteria bacterium genome, one interval contains:
- a CDS encoding RNA polymerase sigma factor — translation MERSDVDLIQRTLEGDQRAFTALVNRYQKQVHTLVWRKIGDFHIAEEITQDIFLKVYKKLSTLKPPDRFPGWLYVIATRHCITWLRKKRVSTTSLDAMPTTELEELCYARYEAAHNEEASVEHQRGIVKRLLQKLPESERTVVTLFYLAEMSCENISEFLGVSPNTIKSRLHRARKRLEKQEHLLHDAPSIFQLPQTLTEKVMREIARIKPTSPSMGKPWVPWALSFSSMLLVILMMGFGPQTLSRFQKPYDLDATSEMTVELVDAPVVFELKRELDVRNQFGNSDDPGKDGSGTVSRADAGLLTVAQADTTEILKTEPQWMPTRGPEGDGVGNLFVTSQKEVYAIGGTRLYQLAADNTEWTLINAALPVTPYRMPMADGKDTLYIVTETDLLASTDRGATLHFLGPRPRGRAVALLIPSRLRWSQDAQIEMYLVLADGVFRSTDTGKTWNAFNDGLTAPEIHTAVTVGNIPFLGTKQGLYRLSSGVWEKLSVAQAQSIDSLAVADDRIYISVPRQEDQKSRSLFASNDFGTSWTDITPMNLKVGMSPLTIGSVKLVAAGETLLVLGAGVLGSRDAGDTWEYLGFHKHALALGFAPAIALDENTFFVALGSSLGRSTDGGSSWHSFTTGIAEPQILDLAQVNNVLYAVTNKGVAKSINGGNQWTQMDTNLPLSPNKSLGELKLSNMTVVGDSLYVRTKQGGSTNCLLHLPANTDTLIHIEGMPVYVDPSHGEWLERMVNTADTLAERGLGLSDDESDYRLGIKEAVVRTTGEFAVGENAFYIEYERKLYRWARGDREWHDTGVQDAPVFGDFYATDGFQFAVSGNVIYLGKSDGNLFRSLDGGDTWRDITADFPFQLNKAESQDQLLKKLPHFREIRFMDNTVYVSTKDGVAMSSDGENWHTLTDSKYTPIAMRQLAVDGTTLYGVSQTGVYRLNNSTGIWEQITSEVLGRVTSLVVVGNVLYVGTEHRGLLSLPLHSL, via the coding sequence ATGGAGAGAAGCGATGTTGACCTGATTCAACGGACTTTGGAGGGTGACCAGCGCGCATTTACAGCACTCGTGAACAGATACCAAAAACAGGTTCACACCTTGGTCTGGCGAAAAATAGGGGATTTTCATATCGCCGAGGAAATCACACAGGATATTTTTTTGAAGGTGTACAAAAAGTTATCGACGTTGAAACCACCGGATCGTTTTCCAGGGTGGCTCTATGTAATTGCGACGCGGCACTGTATCACATGGCTCCGAAAGAAGAGGGTATCAACGACCTCCCTGGATGCGATGCCTACAACCGAGTTAGAGGAGTTATGTTATGCACGATATGAGGCAGCACATAACGAAGAAGCATCTGTTGAACACCAGCGCGGCATCGTCAAACGCCTACTCCAAAAACTCCCAGAGAGCGAGCGCACTGTTGTAACACTGTTTTATCTGGCAGAAATGTCTTGCGAAAACATTAGTGAATTCTTGGGTGTATCCCCAAACACCATTAAGAGTCGTCTTCACCGCGCCCGCAAGCGGTTGGAGAAGCAAGAACATCTGCTCCACGATGCCCCAAGCATTTTCCAATTGCCGCAAACCCTAACCGAGAAGGTCATGCGAGAAATTGCACGCATTAAGCCGACATCGCCTTCTATGGGTAAACCGTGGGTGCCGTGGGCACTCTCTTTTTCCTCAATGCTTTTGGTTATCCTGATGATGGGATTCGGTCCCCAGACGTTATCCCGCTTTCAAAAACCCTACGACTTGGATGCAACCTCGGAGATGACAGTTGAGTTGGTTGACGCGCCCGTTGTGTTTGAACTGAAACGAGAACTGGATGTGAGAAATCAGTTTGGAAACAGTGATGATCCAGGAAAAGACGGTAGTGGTACCGTTTCAAGAGCCGATGCTGGACTGTTGACAGTAGCACAAGCAGATACAACAGAGATACTAAAGACAGAACCACAATGGATGCCAACAAGGGGACCGGAGGGTGACGGTGTCGGAAACCTGTTTGTCACATCTCAAAAAGAGGTCTATGCGATTGGAGGCACTCGACTCTACCAGTTAGCGGCTGACAACACTGAATGGACACTCATTAACGCCGCACTTCCCGTTACACCTTATAGGATGCCGATGGCAGACGGAAAAGATACGCTCTATATTGTTACTGAGACCGATCTGCTCGCGTCAACGGATCGCGGCGCGACATTGCATTTTCTCGGTCCACGGCCACGCGGACGCGCTGTTGCACTACTTATCCCCAGCAGGTTACGCTGGTCGCAGGATGCACAGATTGAAATGTACCTCGTCCTTGCAGACGGTGTGTTTCGTTCAACAGATACTGGTAAAACATGGAACGCCTTTAACGATGGCTTGACCGCACCAGAGATACATACTGCCGTTACCGTTGGGAACATCCCCTTTTTAGGGACAAAGCAGGGATTGTATCGGCTCAGTTCAGGTGTATGGGAGAAATTATCTGTGGCACAGGCACAATCTATTGATTCGTTAGCAGTTGCTGACGATAGAATCTACATCAGCGTCCCAAGGCAGGAAGATCAGAAATCCCGTTCGCTCTTTGCCTCAAACGACTTTGGGACATCTTGGACTGATATAACGCCCATGAATCTAAAAGTAGGAATGTCACCATTGACGATCGGATCTGTCAAGCTTGTAGCGGCAGGTGAAACCCTCTTAGTATTGGGTGCTGGCGTGTTAGGTTCAAGAGATGCTGGCGACACATGGGAATACCTCGGTTTCCACAAGCACGCGCTTGCGCTCGGTTTTGCTCCAGCGATCGCTTTAGATGAGAATACTTTTTTCGTCGCACTCGGGAGTAGTCTCGGACGTTCAACTGATGGAGGCAGTAGTTGGCATTCGTTCACAACGGGTATAGCAGAACCCCAAATTCTCGATCTTGCACAGGTTAACAACGTGCTCTACGCCGTAACGAATAAAGGTGTCGCTAAATCTATCAATGGTGGAAATCAGTGGACGCAGATGGACACGAATTTACCACTCTCGCCAAATAAATCGCTCGGTGAGTTGAAATTGTCAAATATGACAGTCGTGGGAGATTCGCTTTACGTCAGAACAAAGCAGGGCGGCAGCACAAACTGCCTGCTCCATTTACCTGCCAATACTGATACGCTGATCCATATTGAGGGAATGCCTGTTTATGTGGATCCGAGCCACGGCGAATGGTTGGAGCGGATGGTGAACACCGCCGATACACTCGCCGAACGCGGCTTAGGTTTGTCAGATGATGAATCTGACTATCGACTCGGCATCAAGGAGGCAGTCGTCCGAACAACAGGTGAGTTCGCTGTCGGCGAAAACGCGTTCTATATTGAATACGAACGGAAACTCTACCGATGGGCACGTGGAGATCGTGAATGGCACGACACAGGGGTCCAAGATGCACCCGTATTCGGGGACTTCTATGCGACTGACGGGTTCCAATTCGCTGTCTCAGGAAACGTCATCTATCTCGGAAAAAGTGACGGCAATCTCTTCCGATCCTTGGATGGCGGAGACACTTGGAGAGATATTACCGCAGACTTCCCCTTTCAGTTGAATAAAGCAGAATCGCAAGACCAACTCCTAAAGAAATTGCCACACTTCAGAGAAATACGCTTTATGGATAACACAGTGTACGTTTCAACAAAAGACGGCGTTGCCATGTCAAGCGATGGCGAAAACTGGCACACACTCACCGATTCAAAATATACACCGATTGCCATGCGCCAATTGGCAGTTGATGGCACAACGCTCTACGGTGTTTCCCAAACAGGTGTTTACCGACTGAACAACAGCACAGGCATCTGGGAGCAGATTACCTCGGAAGTCCTTGGACGAGTAACTTCTCTCGTTGTTGTGGGGAATGTCCTCTATGTTGGTACAGAACACCGTGGGCTTTTAAGTTTGCCCTTGCACAGCCTGTAG
- a CDS encoding sigma-70 family RNA polymerase sigma factor, translated as MKENDVALIQRTLDGDEGAFTTLVKKYQKWVHTLVWRKIGDFHTAEEITQDIFLKVYKKLSTLKPPDRFPGWLYVITTRHCITWLRKKQRPTTSLDAMPTNELEELCYARYTAARDEEASIDHQRELVKRLLQKLPESERTVVTLFYLAEMTSEEVSAFLGVSPNTIRSRLRRARKRLKEQEHLLHTFSGIFRLPPTLTENIIREIARIKPASPSVSKPWMPWGLSFASTFLVILMVGMGPRALSRYQQPYNLDAASEMTIELVDAPVVRALERKSDRLTQFGRADVPGKNGKSGFQMESFLIAAAQADETDVSIAEPQWIQTRGPGGVSAAELFLASDRTLYTITKTGLYKLTEKADAWTFVSSAGPNREFAGVMAEHGGTFYLLTTDEVLTSIDDGRTWGILSDRPKGRAVALVITDAPQERSAQSVDITMYLILRTEVFRSQDAGKQWESIGHVLRSDVVPEARDPKFRIWDALAVDNMLFVGTSEGFFRFTDSWEKLTVPTQQGIMSLAFSENRLYVGTFIGTRRGQDWSPHASVFFSTDLGDSWTDITPPSHQHPVKLIAVARVVPVGGTLMVMGSGGALLSYDHGKTWVDPGRNSPTSGTSGAFPVVALDENNFYKTDYHPSKIIRSTDGGFTWHPFMSGLLNSHVQSLVAVENVLYALTPTGMLKSTDGGESWESIGLSPDENASLEGAKAKVATANGVLYASNSELTDVTLFQLSDAGDVFLPVEGAPDFEENTLHTELKKKVMEMGENNANLDKAQELWSGGQDRIIEEWRTNGTFTLADDTVFMEYRHKLYRWRRGETAWHYTGLEDSGFLTLPDESSKGLTLGVSGDVVYAGKRQGELFQSLDNGDTWNDITENLPFPFVYFKEIVFAGSTVYISTDAGVMRSLNGEVWHALTDTNGKTLLMDRIVADGSTLYGVCDSGVYQVDNQTGTWKHIAPVPPHTVTSLAVDGDTFYIGTKQNGVFRLQRANR; from the coding sequence ATGAAAGAAAATGATGTTGCATTAATTCAACGGACTTTAGATGGAGACGAGGGTGCATTTACTACGCTCGTCAAGAAATACCAGAAATGGGTTCATACTCTTGTCTGGCGGAAGATAGGTGATTTCCATACCGCCGAAGAAATCACACAGGATATTTTCTTGAAGGTGTACAAAAAGTTATCGACGCTGAAACCGCCAGATCGTTTTCCAGGGTGGCTCTATGTAATCACCACGCGGCACTGTATCACATGGCTCCGAAAGAAGCAGCGACCAACGACATCTTTGGATGCGATGCCCACAAACGAGTTAGAGGAGTTATGTTATGCACGATATACGGCAGCGCGTGACGAAGAAGCATCTATTGACCACCAGCGCGAACTCGTCAAACGCCTGCTCCAAAAGCTGCCTGAAAGCGAGCGCACTGTTGTAACACTGTTTTATCTCGCAGAAATGACGAGTGAGGAGGTTAGCGCGTTTTTGGGAGTATCGCCGAACACGATTAGAAGCCGACTTCGCCGTGCCCGCAAGCGGTTGAAAGAGCAAGAGCATTTGCTCCATACTTTCTCAGGTATCTTCCGATTACCGCCGACCTTAACTGAGAACATCATACGTGAAATCGCACGCATCAAACCAGCATCGCCTTCCGTAAGCAAGCCTTGGATGCCATGGGGTCTCTCATTCGCCTCGACCTTTTTAGTTATCCTGATGGTCGGGATGGGACCTCGTGCGTTATCGCGTTACCAGCAGCCCTACAACTTGGATGCCGCATCAGAGATGACAATAGAACTGGTTGACGCGCCTGTTGTCCGAGCGTTGGAACGCAAATCTGACCGACTGACCCAATTTGGAAGAGCCGATGTACCGGGTAAAAACGGTAAGTCTGGATTCCAAATGGAATCGTTTCTCATTGCAGCCGCGCAGGCGGATGAAACGGACGTTTCGATAGCAGAACCGCAATGGATCCAAACGAGGGGACCCGGAGGCGTTTCAGCTGCTGAACTCTTTCTTGCATCCGACCGAACCCTCTACACTATTACAAAAACAGGACTTTATAAACTCACGGAAAAGGCAGACGCGTGGACGTTTGTTAGTTCTGCCGGTCCAAATCGGGAATTTGCGGGAGTTATGGCAGAACACGGTGGGACCTTCTATCTCCTTACGACCGATGAAGTCTTAACTTCAATTGATGATGGCAGAACATGGGGGATCCTCAGTGACCGCCCCAAAGGACGTGCGGTCGCTTTGGTCATCACAGATGCACCTCAAGAACGCAGCGCACAGAGTGTTGATATAACGATGTACCTCATTCTCAGAACGGAGGTGTTTCGTTCTCAGGATGCTGGGAAACAGTGGGAATCCATAGGGCATGTCTTGCGATCCGATGTCGTACCGGAGGCAAGGGATCCTAAATTCCGCATTTGGGACGCACTCGCTGTGGATAATATGCTCTTTGTCGGAACAAGTGAAGGGTTTTTCCGGTTTACCGATAGCTGGGAAAAATTGACGGTGCCAACACAACAAGGTATCATGTCGTTGGCATTTTCCGAAAATAGGCTTTACGTTGGAACATTCATCGGAACGCGGCGTGGACAAGACTGGAGTCCTCACGCTTCAGTTTTCTTTTCAACCGACCTCGGCGATTCTTGGACCGATATTACGCCACCTTCTCACCAACATCCTGTCAAGTTAATAGCCGTAGCTCGGGTCGTTCCCGTCGGAGGGACGCTTATGGTAATGGGTTCCGGTGGTGCTCTACTCTCCTATGACCATGGTAAAACATGGGTGGATCCCGGACGCAACTCGCCTACATCTGGTACGTCTGGCGCATTCCCTGTTGTCGCATTGGATGAAAACAATTTTTACAAAACCGATTACCATCCTTCTAAAATAATACGTTCAACGGATGGCGGTTTCACGTGGCACCCCTTTATGAGTGGACTTCTGAATTCCCATGTTCAGAGTCTGGTTGCGGTCGAAAATGTTCTCTACGCGCTAACACCTACGGGAATGCTCAAGTCTACAGATGGCGGTGAGTCGTGGGAATCCATTGGATTGAGTCCTGACGAAAATGCTTCATTGGAGGGAGCGAAAGCGAAAGTCGCAACAGCCAATGGTGTACTCTATGCAAGTAATAGTGAACTTACGGACGTTACACTCTTTCAACTCTCTGATGCTGGCGATGTGTTTCTGCCGGTTGAAGGTGCCCCGGATTTTGAAGAGAACACCTTACACACGGAATTGAAGAAAAAGGTCATGGAAATGGGAGAGAATAATGCCAATCTTGATAAAGCACAAGAGTTGTGGTCAGGCGGCCAGGATCGCATCATTGAAGAATGGAGGACGAACGGAACGTTTACGTTGGCTGACGATACCGTCTTCATGGAATATAGACATAAACTTTACAGATGGCGGCGCGGCGAAACGGCGTGGCACTATACAGGTTTAGAAGATAGCGGTTTCCTCACTTTACCTGATGAGTCTTCTAAAGGACTCACGCTTGGCGTTTCAGGGGACGTTGTCTATGCCGGTAAACGGCAGGGTGAACTCTTCCAATCCTTGGACAATGGAGACACTTGGAACGACATCACCGAGAACCTCCCCTTTCCGTTTGTATATTTCAAAGAGATCGTATTTGCTGGTTCAACCGTCTATATCTCAACGGATGCAGGGGTCATGCGTTCGCTCAACGGCGAGGTCTGGCACGCGCTCACCGATACTAACGGGAAGACGCTCCTTATGGATCGGATTGTCGCTGACGGCTCAACCCTTTACGGTGTCTGTGATAGCGGTGTTTATCAGGTGGATAACCAAACGGGCACATGGAAACACATTGCGCCAGTCCCACCGCACACGGTAACTTCTCTTGCTGTTGATGGCGATACATTCTACATCGGCACAAAACAGAATGGTGTATTCCGTTTACAACGTGCGAATCGGTAG
- a CDS encoding enolase — protein MKVTNVERVIVDVPFTPRQQQITTQSVSTVYNWSLLELCKVTTDTGHVGWGETVIHYTYSRVSDASVERVLGQSPALFMNDDSLGAGLQMALFDVVGKILEVPVYELLGTQCREAVPISWWSIDSSPENWAAEAADAVENGYTSFKNKPRPWWDINAQVEAVAEVVPSDFKLDLDPNGSWRDAETAIPVLQKLAAHPNVAMFETPIPQGDVEGNKQIRQEVGCQIAMHFGSPPYTTCVCEDVNTGFVIGGGKSQVMREGQLSAAADMPFWLQIVGNGLTTTWAGHLGSVLTHATWPAITCINLYSEHLLTQPVQVADGCHKIPDAPGLGVEVDEDAVERCRVPDEALDADGYTIHPVPRIIKTAVYPDGSCIHMSGDGLSYFNAGNGEAQVEGARLELTFDDGSDEWADLFEKARETPVHG, from the coding sequence ATGAAAGTCACAAACGTTGAACGTGTAATTGTAGATGTCCCTTTCACCCCGCGTCAACAACAGATTACGACGCAGAGCGTGTCAACCGTTTACAACTGGTCGCTCCTTGAACTGTGCAAGGTCACCACCGATACGGGACATGTCGGTTGGGGCGAGACGGTTATTCACTATACCTATTCCCGTGTCAGTGATGCCAGCGTCGAACGTGTGCTCGGTCAAAGTCCGGCTTTATTCATGAATGACGATTCACTGGGTGCTGGCTTGCAAATGGCACTCTTTGATGTCGTGGGCAAAATTTTAGAGGTGCCGGTCTACGAACTCCTCGGCACGCAGTGTCGTGAGGCGGTCCCAATTTCATGGTGGTCTATTGATTCGTCGCCTGAAAACTGGGCAGCAGAAGCCGCGGATGCCGTGGAAAACGGCTATACCAGTTTCAAGAACAAGCCGCGCCCATGGTGGGATATCAACGCGCAGGTGGAGGCTGTTGCGGAAGTTGTGCCATCGGATTTCAAGCTTGACCTCGATCCAAATGGCTCTTGGCGCGATGCAGAAACCGCTATCCCTGTCCTGCAAAAACTCGCGGCACACCCAAACGTCGCAATGTTTGAGACCCCCATTCCGCAAGGCGACGTTGAAGGAAACAAGCAGATCCGCCAAGAGGTTGGTTGCCAGATCGCGATGCACTTCGGATCGCCACCCTATACGACTTGTGTATGTGAGGACGTAAATACTGGATTTGTTATCGGTGGTGGTAAGTCGCAGGTGATGCGTGAGGGGCAGCTCAGCGCGGCAGCCGATATGCCGTTTTGGCTCCAAATTGTCGGCAACGGCTTGACAACGACTTGGGCAGGGCATCTCGGAAGTGTGCTTACCCATGCGACATGGCCCGCAATTACCTGTATCAATCTCTATAGCGAGCATCTACTCACACAACCGGTGCAAGTGGCAGATGGATGCCACAAGATTCCTGATGCCCCGGGGTTGGGTGTTGAAGTTGACGAGGACGCAGTTGAACGTTGCCGTGTGCCTGATGAGGCGTTAGACGCTGACGGCTACACAATTCATCCTGTGCCACGCATCATCAAAACCGCTGTCTACCCTGACGGCAGTTGTATCCACATGTCGGGCGATGGTTTGAGTTATTTCAATGCTGGCAACGGCGAGGCACAAGTAGAGGGTGCGCGTCTGGAACTAACCTTCGACGACGGCTCTGACGAATGGGCAGACCTCTTTGAAAAAGCACGCGAGACCCCTGTGCATGGATAG